gcgccaccgaaTAATTATGATGTCTTTACTATGGCCTCTCTTGGAGACACAGGCGGTGCCCAGTGTATAGTGGTGCCCAGTGTCTCCAGTGTAGACAATGGGGACATTGGATTCCATAAGTCCAAATGTGCTTAAGGATGGACTTACACAATAATGTCTTGTTATCTAAGGACACTTTGGGATTATGGGCAATGAGCCAATACGTATTCCTAATTTATGAACAAGCTCTTTGCGtttggtaaatatatattttttccaagATTGACAGCGGTCTAATTGCATGCCGAAATATTTGGCATCGTCGGATTGTAAATTTACTTATTTGATGTTAATTTCTCGTATTATTGTTGTTTTACTTAGTGTGCAGTAAATTTCATGTGATTGAAGTCCATTTTAAATGGTGTTGTTAGGAATTTCGTAAACTCTACAATATAATATCAAATATTGTTTGTATAAACTTTAAGTAAATATCCCCTACGTGATGTCTAATTTTAGAAGTTTTTGCGTCAATGTGCTTTCCCTAAATCTTATATCTACCTCACATAATCCCACATAAATATCTCCAACCGGGTTATGCTTTTTAAACAAAAGTTTTTATTGACATTTGGGGAACAAGCtgtattgttttatttatttaaaaaaatatatcagaatCATTTCGGGTGACATTTATGATAAATAAGAAAAAAGACACGCGTTGAAATCATGCTATTGGCTCCGTGCATCTCACCTCTATTTACAGAaatttacagtcacgtgacacgctgtcagttttgtaaggacgttttagtattgactcttatgggattattttgttaaatttgaatattttattttctactgataataaacgaatacaaattgttagaattcattagttattctTTTATAATGTCATCTATagttcaacaaaaatattttttgttgttaatagagatttattgacataatttgcgatagtgaggttatatAGGACATACCGTATCCATACTTTTTGGAGTCAATTCGGATTTATCAGAGCTAAAAAGtgtacagttggaaaaatgaaagaatacccatgagcaAACAtgtaaaacacgctgtattttcctgtcaccgtgccacaaagaaaattgtccagtgcaagtacatctaacaataattattacatgtacttgcgctggccaattttttgtgtgacacggtgacaggaaaataaagcgtgttttatatgttcgttcatgggtattctttcatttttcctacttgTATGTAATATGTACAAAACTtataaaaacgtaaataatattattatatcatgCGTATATTGCCAgatcttttgtatatatagaaaAAGTTAACCTCACTTCATCCTTATAACAGCGTTAATTAATGTTATTCTTTGATATAGGGTAACTGACCCAGTAATGGACACTCTTAAGCAAATTTTAAGTTTAATAATGTTTTACTGAGGCACAGCTTCATATAATATATTTGACACTAATGAATTTAAAAGCTTATTTTATGTACTTTCTGGATATTATGaggatttttgaaaataaggacaacaaattttagaaaatctcttatttaaaaaaaggtaGCACATGAGCTAGTAATGGTCACAAAACATGGGTAATGGACATATTATGGACTTAGTAATGGACACCATTATATTTTGCCATCTCAGGCACACTAAAATGACCCCTATTGTTCTTTACTTCAGGTTCTTTTATATTACAAACTATGTCTTCAATAAAGTAATATAATACGTCTTCTTTAACTGGCCATTTCCAGGAATTTATGCCAGCACTAACCATAGTTCGGATATCTGCCCCGAATTCATCATGTTTCAGAACTATTCCTACAAGCAAGAAATAAAAACAGGTAAGTTATAAGGTACTTTACAGTTATTTTTCATTTACCTGGATAATGTGTATCCATGTACTTGACAATAACATGTTGATTTGTCTTTAGTATGATGTTTTCATTTTCACTAAGATCAAGATCTTCGTCGAGATAAGTAACGTCCATATCTGAATTAGAGCTGCTTTCTTCGTtgactgtatttgttttttgttgttttctttttgttattttcggaccattcttcttctttacttcATTCTCGTAAAATTCTCGATATTTCGCACTTGAAACTACTGCaggaaatatttttcttttgtgttttggTGTTTTTAAAGTTCCATCAGGCGTTTGAGGAAAtactaaacattttttaaatggaGTTGGAATTTTAAACCCTTCTGATTCTTTTTCTTCATAGTAGCGAATGTTTTTTTGGGGAGGTGTTTCCCATTGACGTCTCGATGGTCCAGCGACTGGTGATgtaatacctatatttttggggTGTATTTCTTTCTGTTGAGGATTTTCATATTCCAATTTTTGGGGAGGTGTTTCCCATTGACGTCTCGATGGTCCAGCGACTGGTGACGTAATACTTATATTTTTGGGGTGTATTTCTTTCTGTTGAGGATTTTCATTTTCACAATCCATTTTAATTTCGGCCCAGACACTATAAAGCTTTGAATAAGATATGTCTTCAGACCAGGTTTCTCtttttgaatatgtttgtataaattctgtaaggtattttttttcaattttattttctaGTACATCTAAGGCATTTTTAGGTGTTTCTTTATCAGAAATCTGTGCAGCAACTATTCTGTTTGGTATGCATTTTGtgtaatcaacattatttttattaaagggATACAACCCACTTCTTCTAAATCCATTTTTAATTGTTTCCTCAGAAgcatatttactaaaaacagaTTCTAAAATAGTACCAAAAGTAGAACGTGTCACATCTTTTGGAAAGTTTTGAAATTTCCAGTTTCTCACTTCTGCTGACCAACCAGCTTTAAGAGGTTTAAAAACAGATACGTCAGCTGGTTGCATAATATGGGTAGTGTTGGGAAAAAGTGATACCAAAATAATTCCATTATCATCGCATAGCTGGCTAACATGTTTTGTTGAATGTGATCGATGCCCATCGACGAATAAAATTACTGGCCTTTGGATATTGTTGGATTTTAAATATGGCAGGAAATGGTTCGAAATGTATTCATAAAATACTTGGGATGTCATCCACCCTGAATCAGATCTACCAAGACCCCAATTTTCTGGCACTGATTTAGCTATAGCTTCTGGGATTCTCTTGTAAGGAAAGATCAACATTGGAGGAACATGCTTGCCATCTGCTGAAAAAGTGGCCATTACGGTTATCTGCTCTTTTTCCGATGATACCCTAATATAAAAATCTTCTTTGTAGCCTACAGGGCCTAGAACTTTTTCACTCTTCGGACATAGGCAAAATCCTGCCTCATCTGCATTGAATACCCGAGTTGGATCTAATAATATTTCATCATATCTATCTTCCTCTAAAAAAAGTTGAATTTCATCAAACCATGCTTCAATTCGGTCTTGTGTTACTGCTGCCCGAGCTTTGCTGACAGCTTCAGGATATCTCTCTTTAATTTTAGGGTGACGTTTTAAAAATCCTTGAAACCAAGAACGCCCAGgagttttatttaataaatatttagtttCTCGGCCAGTTTCCTCAAGAAATTTTTTCACTGATAACATAAGGTTTTGTCTATGAATAGGAAAACCCTTGCGAGCCATTGCTAGTACCCagttttcaaaaacattttcttCTGCTTCAGAAAGCTCTGTTGCTGGACCCATTTTCCGAGGAGTAGTAGCAGGCGAGTATAATTTACGGATCAGTGTGGTTCGAGGAACATTAAACTGACGTGCTGCAGCTTTTCTACTAATTCCATTTTGTGTTACAGCTTCAATAGCTTTTTTCAAGTCGTCTTCGCTATATGAAAAAAACTGGCGAGTGccaatttttttagttttcggcATTTGCTGAAAATTATTGCACAAATTATTAAACTGTGAAACATAGTAGCTGGTAAGTAGTAAATTTGAGGTGTGTCCATTACTAAAAACTGACTGTTTATAAATGGACACCCCCGGTGTCCAAAACTAGCCCTCTCGGTTTATTGTGTATTAGTAATGGTCACCCCCCTAAATTTCAAActagataattaaaaatatctaatTTGACGAAAATTACAGTTAATATCATCAATAACAATTAAAACTAAGCCTGTtccatttgcaaaaaaatattaaaacttaaattaatgaagtaaattgtaaaaaacggtACCTTAAATAAACACTTTACATCAGCTGACTCACACAAACTTCATTTGTTTTTTAATCTGACTTTTGACAGATGAGTGAAGTTAGCTATTTAATCATTGAAAATATGATGGCCAATACTGCAGAGAACATTTAGCTAGCCCGATGTGGGGGTTACATAAGACATTTTCCTTATTTTCTGGTAATTTATCAAATTAGTGTCCATTACTGGTACAGTGTCCATTACTGggtcagttaccctatttttttTTTGGGAACGAGGGAAATAAATGTATTTCGCATCACTAGTTTTCCATGTATTTTTACAGTGAACAACACAACACATaatggcattttttttaaatgtcccaTTTAAACATACAATAAAGCGTCCTTACAAAGATTCAAGCAACCGTCACCATGAGCAGGTtagtcgattttgctttgacattTTGTTAACGCTCTGAGCGAACAAGCGCACGTCAATATGTCttgtttttatatattattattatattgttacTCTAACCCTGTAGATTCTTTTACATGgcttttctttttaattttttaagaatcgaataattataattatattctTTCTTTAGATTTTTAAATGAGATGTTCTCtgcatttaaaatttctttagtcCTATCCACCTACCTCTATCCAAAGTATACATTTCCTGGCCTCATTGTAAGGAGCAAAGTCGTAaacagcggaaacaagagcagatacggcgaaaacacaaagactactggaaacagcagaaatgaaagtcttacgaaaaataacaaaccaaactctaagagacagagtaagaaatgaagaaataaacatgtggaccaaaagaaaaaaatagaataaaatcaacacatagaaaaaatttcagaaaatagaatagtacgaatggCAAGAGATAAATCGCCAAATAAACAAAGATCACTTAGAtaaccgaggaaaagatggtcagacaacgTTAATTGAGGCTAAAACCGAAGCAAAAAGtcattgagcctatttataaagtaggaagaaaaagaagaagacttatATTTGACATTTATATAATTTGGCAGTTATACTCTacttacttgttagttttagttatctaataaattttgttgtagttatcaaatatattatttaaaaacgaaaatatgacttgttatttgaggaaggtggaaaaatcatatttatGGATAACATGGGAGTAATGAGATTTCCTCCCTTTTTCGGGAGGAAAAGTCGCACtttgctcccttgttatacaaatatctattTAATATATGACTGAATATatttgctaaaaattattttctgTAGCATTAAGTTATGGTTGATCTAGCTTACCAGGTGAAATTCGTAcccttaaaaataaaagttatggTTGATCTAGCTTACCAGGTGAAATTCGTAcccttaaaaataaataatttgtcaaagctcaataaataaaaattaacagaaaactaaaataaaatacttaaaaatactTTATGTGAAAAATTGACCACGCGTGTCttccccattctggttatgtggttattccatttttTGTTCTATATAGTATCCATTCGTTTAATTTCCGGTatattgtcttctaatgtcttcactagTCTTTCTCAGCgatttccaataattcttctcAGTATTTTTATGACTgtcgtttccagtagtctttttATTGTGGCTGTGTCGTGTCTTGTTTTTGATGCATATGGCACTTTTTGATATTATATCGCACTATTGGTCTTACACTAGCTTTATAAATTTTTGACTTCATCTTAGGATTAATATGTTGGTTTCAGATAGTGTTATTAAatatcctgccagtctatttgctttttgtacttggtTTTTTCACTTCTCTATTATATATTTGATATGGCTGGGAGCATGACTAAATGACCATTTGTAGTGGCTTAAAACTCTAAAAAAAATTGGAGAGCAGAGGCGCAAGAGAGAAACAGTAGTAAATATCTAGAGGAGGCTTATGTTTAACAATGAATGAATCTGGGCTGATTTCTCGATTTACGttatgtaatttttcttaaatgaTACCATAACAAAATCAAGAATTTTTAGTCAAACCAGACTTGTTTCTCATGTAGTGAGATTTGGGCGTTAAGaaaatatttcaggtggtacCCGTCACCTTGTACTTTATTTTTAGTAACATAAGCTGAAAAAGCTTTGGCATTAGTAGATCGTCTTAAACTATAGCATATTCTACAAATAGACATAATATATTATGCTATTCAGATCTTGTAAAAATCTTTAATCAAGTTCACTAATTGTTCAGTATCCACTAGAATATCCCTTTCTCTATCAGTAATTTGACCACTATATTAAAATTAGCAAATATCAAACacaaataatattataaatacataatttattattttaaaaaatataaataagtatTACATAGTAATAATATATAAATGTCATGGAAAATAAAAACTCTCTACCATATTCTATCGGATTTGGATGTTGGAACGGTCAGCATCACTTAATTTTTCAAACCTCCTTTAAGAATTTCTTGAATTTCTTCTAAAGTCTTGCCCTTTGTCTCGGGAATAACGTACCGTGACAAAACAGCACAAACAGTATTAGATACAGCAAACAAGAGGAATGGAGCATAAAAACCAAGAAGTGTATTGAGCTGGTAGAATATGGTGGTAGTTAAAAAGTTTCCCATACCATATATGATCATTAATATAGTCATTGCTTTGGACTTGACGCTAGCAGAATACAATTCCCCAAGCATTAATGTAGGAATAACTGAGATGCCGATAGATGCGAATAAGAGGTAGGACATCATGCATGCTAGAGGTATCCATTTTACATAAGATAGATCGATATTTGTGTTTCCATCTAAATAGAAATACGCAGACATTGCATAAAGAACTCCACTGGTAGTTACCATAGAAGTCGTGTAACAGAAGATCCTTCCGAATCTCTTCACAACAAAAATTACAGCAAACAAGTTTAATATGACTGCTAGTCCCATAAAAACTATGGAAGCTTCTTGGTGACTCATGTTGTTACCAGACTTTTGGAAGATAAACTGAGTGAATGTCAGAAATACTGAAATACCAGCCATTTGCTGACTAAGTCGTAAAAATACTCCAGCAAACAAAGCTTTTCTGTTACTTTTTATCTTGAAAAGATCGCTCCAAGTACCTGATTCTGACAACTGTCTCTCTACTGCATATTTACAGTTCTCGTAAATCTCATCAATATTCTTCATCCTCTTAAGAAACCTTAAAGAATTCTTTGCTTCCTGTTCCTGGCCTTTCATGATGTAATAGTAAGGTGACTCGGGCATGAACCAGAACAAGACGAAGAATAGAACAGATATTGGTAGACACACCCATGAAGTTGTCGTAACTCCCAAGTAACTTCCCAATACGTTGATTAAGAACTCGCCGAGATAAAGTGATATAGCTACAGCGTTTCCCCATATTCCCCTTACTGTCGGGTTGGCTACTTCTCCAATATAAGTTGGCAGCGTGGCAAAAAGGCAACCATCTGCAATACCAGAAAAAATTCTTGACAGGTAGAACATATAGACAGATCTTCCTAAAGCTGCACACAACCAACTGCCTATTTGAGGAACGACGATTAATAGCAAGGTCTTCTTCCTGCCAATAACGTCTGATAGTTTCGAGAAAATAGGACAGGCGATCATCAGGGAGACTGGCTGGATAGTGTTGAAATAGGATCCTTCTTCCTCTGTGATATCATAGTTGACTTTGTCTTGTGTTATTTTGATCAGGAACGGTGAAGCCCATGAGAATAGAAGGCCGTTTGAAAAGCCAGCTAGACCACCTGAAATAAAcaacaaatttatatttttgtctttGTTATCTTTGGTAATAAACGAAGCAACcataaatgaatttaaataatcaaaatgcttgaaaattatactaaaaaattgtaaaatattaagcaGGCAAACATCTTGAAAAGAGGTGTAGTTTAAGAAGGTCTTTACCTTTGTCAGCCAACATTTCACTTCAAGCATGtgaaaaatatgtaggtattattaaataaaatcacTTATGTGTTTggatttataatattattaaaataattaattattaatagatTTTCTGATATTTACTTCCACTTATCCTGTTGCTAGATTTTTTTTGTAAGTAGTTTAACAAAGTGATTAAAAATCTTCAACATTATCCATTATAGGTTAGTAAAACAAGCATCTTATCTCACTGATAGGTAAGTTTTGAAAGTGAGTTTTGAGTTGTTAGAATGTGGAAGATTTTGTGTAAAATCACGATTTTATAGACAgttgtaaaaacaaaaatgacATGATAATATTTTATGACTTAATTTTGCCTTTATGATTCTGATACTTACCAATAACAATGGCCAATATTTGCGGCCAATTCTTTTCATACTCTTTAGCAGTGAAATGAAGAATAACACCCATTTTTGGTAATTGAAAAGTGCACCTACTAGTATTATACTAGAACTGTTACTTCACTTGCTGCTTCTTGAAGCGAACTGCAATGATCTACATAGTCAGATTGGGTatttatatcaaaaatattactgTTTATTTGAACAAAAAAGACCAATGCATTGTTCAGTGTTTAGTCCTTTGAAGTATAGTCTAAACCCTAATCAAATATCCCCTACTAAGACTCTATAATTTTGGTACTATTTACGTCAATTTCTTTTACATAGATACTATATTTGCTCTACATAATCCCTTACAAATATCTCCAGCCGAGATATAATTGTGTCTGAACAAATTTGCATTACCATATTTGTGACAATACCgtgattattttatttatttaaaaattttaatctaattggtgacatttttttaaaagggACAAAAAGGACGCACGTGTTTTCTTATACAAACAGAATGCATTTTATAAATGGAAATAAACCAAAATTATGTAGTAATTACAATAACAGTTTGACCACTCCAAAAACTGCCAGTAAAACCAACAATTTTGAGAAAAACATATGACACAAGCTAGATTCAGCACAATTTCCTGTTTTATTATGTACTATCTATAGCTCCACCAGTCTGAGTAAACCAAAATTTCTTACATTTCTCTTCTTTTCCGTTGTTTATGGATAagtcggacttacccatatgcctgaagaggaaaatctttgaccaatatttgttgcctgtactcactttgggagcggaaacattaacaccaacaaaaaaggtagtgaacaagattcgcataactcagaagGCTATGGAGCTCCAGATGTTGGGtatctccctgagggaccgaatcccaaacgaagaaatacgtcgtagaacaaaaacaacagacgctgtcgaaaaaatcgcgtcgttAAAGTGAAATTGGGCAatacacgtcgccagattgtcagacaaacGATGAGCAAAACTTATTGTCGAGTACGCCCAGCAACCAGATGGGCCGACGATCTGaagcatgttatcggtaactggctgcaagccgcacaaaacagagacatgcggaaagagctgagggagacctatgtcctgCAGTGGACgggtacgggttgatgatgaatAGAATGATGGATATATCTGAAGTGCAACTGGGCAGGTCACGTAGCACGTGGCTTGAATGACAGggacttacttactttccgtgtcgggaacaccaacaactttaaattctgtatttccaatagTTGGCCACATAGATCgccctgtcatttgctaaaaTTAAGTCTTCTCCTGTGGAGGTCTCTCTCAtttctgtgcatgatagtagatgccggctggtttGAACCATGCCAGTCGCaagtatcgtcctcctggtatcccctttttgtcaggttactagcacaacctgaaacgccggttcttagtctgttcagcgctttccaagtcgaatacggtaaattgtgtccagcagccatttcctctgagggaggaaaatgtgtcgcggtagctgacgcttgtcataggtgtattcggcgcgtctctggtgcttcggggatggatcttgatgttttcatgAAGCTTTTCccagatcttagtctgcttggctgagtttatTGGTCATGATaagggtgtcttcggtccgtctcctgcatttttcgttctacctctgtctgaccttcctcctgataggtggtggagcaatcccagctatggggtatacctcttcgataggtgtcggtttcaggtaacccgatattatacgaaccgattcatttagagccacgtcgacgttctttgcgtgagcagagtttgcctctactggtgctccaaactccgcggccgaaaaacatagagctaaggcagaagtgcggagagcgTGTGGTTGTGCTctccattttgtattagttagcttgtggatgatattatttctggcacttctacagataacagatggacaaagcggATACTGGAATGGAAACCAGGAGATGATGCCTATTGAAGCAAGGGTCGTCCATTCTGCAAGTGGCACAATATCGAAACACTTCGAAACAAATCTATGTTCAACTGTGCACAAGTAAAGATTTAATGATGATGATGGATACATCAGgtggtatgggccattccacgaacatacgcctgttttggattacttcgacaacgaatattttactgtgcaacataagaagtacgaaagtaaatggcgctaataattattccaataaacaacaatgtaatttgcaatttactttcgttcttcttattttgcacagtaaaatattcgttgtcgaagtaatccaaaacaggcgtatgttcgtggaatagggattattataatttttcattttagaactaatactaatataagaAATGCTTTCTATACGTTTTCTCTAGGATTTCTCTAGTTtcaatatttatttgattttatcCTCTTCTATTGATTGTTTACCATTGTAATGAATATTTCAAATAATATCTTCatcaaaaattgtttttgtaCCGCACTGGATCACTATTCAGAATGATCTTGTTGCTGGCGCATACTTTGGAGCCCTAGGTCACTCTTCATTCCACTGATCTGAATATAGGTATTTTTAGGGCCTCAAATTGTTTTCACccgattttgaaaaaatgtgaaaacgttgaattatccacgtccgcctgtccgtccgtccgtctgtctgtccttccatccgtctgtctgtccgtccgtaaaCTCAACTCCTCCTTCATTATAACCGGTAGATTGACAAATTCGGTggcgaatgaaagcttataatccaaggatggtactaaaggtgagaaatttgacctaggacttccggttttataaATGCGACCGGAGCTACTGTTTTAACATCActggaatagtacaagtgatatattattcgacgcacctTCGCAAGACGACAAGAAATTTATAcctccggtttcatgactgtctgtcagtccgtccgcgaatataactaggatggtactaacggtgagaaatttgacctaggagtTCCAGTTTTAGAAATGCAACCGGTAGTCATGTTTTAAAGTCACTGGAAAAGtgcaagtgatatattattcgacgcgccttaacTAGGCGAGAACAAATATGTACTTCCGGTTTCACTACTACCTGTCAGTCTATCC
This genomic window from Diabrotica virgifera virgifera chromosome 1, PGI_DIABVI_V3a contains:
- the LOC126879210 gene encoding uncharacterized protein LOC126879210 — protein: MPKTKKIGTRQFFSYSEDDLKKAIEAVTQNGISRKAAARQFNVPRTTLIRKLYSPATTPRKMGPATELSEAEENVFENWVLAMARKGFPIHRQNLMLSVKKFLEETGRETKYLLNKTPGRSWFQGFLKRHPKIKERYPEAVSKARAAVTQDRIEAWFDEIQLFLEEDRYDEILLDPTRVFNADEAGFCLCPKSEKVLGPVGYKEDFYIRVSSEKEQITVMATFSADGKHVPPMLIFPYKRIPEAIAKSVPENWGLGRSDSGWMTSQVFYEYISNHFLPYLKSNNIQRPVILFVDGHRSHSTKHVSQLCDDNGIILVSLFPNTTHIMQPADVSVFKPLKAGWSAEVRNWKFQNFPKDVTRSTFGTILESVFSKYASEETIKNGFRRSGLYPFNKNNVDYTKCIPNRIVAAQISDKETPKNALDVLENKIEKKYLTEFIQTYSKRETWSEDISYSKLYSVWAEIKMDCENENPQQKEIHPKNISITSPVAGPSRRQWETPPQKLEYENPQQKEIHPKNIGITSPVAGPSRRQWETPPQKNIRYYEEKESEGFKIPTPFKKCLVFPQTPDGTLKTPKHKRKIFPAVVSSAKYREFYENEVKKKNGPKITKRKQQKTNTVNEESSSNSDMDVTYLDEDLDLSENENIILKTNQHVIVKYMDTHYPGIVLKHDEFGADIRTMVSAGINSWKWPVKEDVLYYFIEDIVCNIKEPEVKNNRGHFSVPEMAKYNGVHY
- the LOC126879211 gene encoding facilitated trehalose transporter Tret1-like, translated to MGVILHFTAKEYEKNWPQILAIVIGGLAGFSNGLLFSWASPFLIKITQDKVNYDITEEEGSYFNTIQPVSLMIACPIFSKLSDVIGRKKTLLLIVVPQIGSWLCAALGRSVYMFYLSRIFSGIADGCLFATLPTYIGEVANPTVRGIWGNAVAISLYLGEFLINVLGSYLGVTTTSWVCLPISVLFFVLFWFMPESPYYYIMKGQEQEAKNSLRFLKRMKNIDEIYENCKYAVERQLSESGTWSDLFKIKSNRKALFAGVFLRLSQQMAGISVFLTFTQFIFQKSGNNMSHQEASIVFMGLAVILNLFAVIFVVKRFGRIFCYTTSMVTTSGVLYAMSAYFYLDGNTNIDLSYVKWIPLACMMSYLLFASIGISVIPTLMLGELYSASVKSKAMTILMIIYGMGNFLTTTIFYQLNTLLGFYAPFLLFAVSNTVCAVLSRYVIPETKGKTLEEIQEILKGGLKN